In a genomic window of Spirosoma agri:
- the mutL gene encoding DNA mismatch repair endonuclease MutL — protein MLNVIQLLPDSIANQIAAGEVVQRPASVVKELLENSVDAKAKSVQVIIREAGRNLIQIVDDGAGMTETDARMSFERHATSKIRTSDDLFRIRTMGFRGEALASIAAVAQVEMRTRRADDELGTLIRIEGSDIKAQEAISCLPGTNLLIKNLFFNVPARRNFLKSNSVEMRHVIDEFQRVALANPEVGFSLFHNDQEIYNLPAGKLSRRIIDMFGKSYREQLNYCEEQTPYVTVRGYIGKPESAKKARNEQFFFVNNRYIKHNYLHHAVIGAYEGTLPEGSHPFYVLFVDIDPSHIDINIHPTKTEIKFDDERSVYAIMMAAVRKAVGVYNLAPSLDFESDVNFLSGGRSGGSRPADTESKADLPRPITPSWESAAKPVAEKPKSERVTFRADSLDKAAGSSFDMPQKPSSNNWQALFKGLEESEKVPSSEPPGDWLGPVKSSGSAPASESTESEAVTLGSRANQLQDEPIVVEDENIVQIQNRYLLATIKSGVMVIDQRRAYERVLYDQFHAALTKHNGVSQQLLFPKTVTLTPVDFQLALDLREDLINLGFQFDELGQNTFVIRGVPTLTTGENEEELFANLLAQLRAETGRLKLDRAESLARSLARRSSQRHVIRLSLAERKALVGQLFASSNPSYTPTGEPVTTVLSLDKIAGLFRQ, from the coding sequence ATGTTAAATGTTATTCAGCTACTGCCCGATTCGATTGCGAACCAAATTGCGGCTGGTGAGGTCGTTCAGCGTCCGGCATCGGTTGTAAAGGAGCTGCTCGAAAATTCGGTCGATGCTAAAGCGAAGTCGGTTCAAGTAATCATTCGCGAGGCTGGTAGAAACCTGATTCAGATCGTGGACGACGGAGCAGGCATGACTGAAACGGATGCCCGGATGAGTTTTGAACGACACGCAACGTCGAAGATCCGCACATCCGATGATCTGTTTCGCATCCGGACGATGGGTTTTCGGGGTGAAGCGCTGGCGTCGATTGCGGCCGTAGCGCAGGTAGAAATGCGTACCCGCCGGGCTGACGATGAACTGGGTACGCTTATCCGGATCGAAGGCTCGGACATAAAAGCGCAGGAAGCCATTTCGTGTCTGCCGGGCACGAATCTGCTTATTAAGAATCTGTTCTTCAACGTACCCGCTCGCCGGAATTTCCTGAAATCGAACTCGGTCGAGATGCGGCATGTCATCGACGAATTCCAGCGGGTGGCCCTTGCCAATCCGGAAGTGGGCTTCTCGTTGTTCCATAACGATCAGGAAATCTATAACCTGCCCGCTGGTAAACTCAGCCGCCGGATCATTGATATGTTTGGCAAAAGTTACCGCGAACAACTGAACTACTGCGAAGAACAAACGCCTTACGTGACCGTACGCGGCTACATCGGTAAACCCGAATCGGCCAAAAAAGCACGAAATGAACAGTTCTTCTTCGTCAACAATCGATACATCAAGCACAATTACCTGCACCATGCAGTGATAGGGGCTTACGAGGGAACTTTGCCCGAAGGTAGCCATCCCTTCTATGTGCTATTCGTTGACATTGACCCGTCGCACATCGATATCAATATTCACCCGACGAAGACAGAAATAAAATTCGACGACGAGCGCTCTGTGTATGCCATTATGATGGCTGCCGTTCGGAAAGCGGTTGGCGTTTATAACCTGGCTCCGTCGCTCGATTTCGAATCAGACGTTAACTTTTTGTCGGGTGGGCGTTCGGGGGGGAGCCGGCCTGCTGATACTGAATCGAAAGCCGATCTGCCTCGACCTATCACCCCTTCCTGGGAGTCGGCAGCGAAACCAGTAGCTGAAAAACCGAAAAGCGAACGGGTAACTTTTCGTGCTGATTCGCTCGACAAGGCAGCGGGTAGCAGTTTCGATATGCCACAGAAGCCAAGCAGTAATAACTGGCAGGCTTTGTTTAAAGGGTTGGAAGAATCGGAAAAAGTGCCATCCAGCGAACCGCCGGGTGACTGGCTGGGTCCCGTTAAATCGTCCGGTTCTGCACCGGCCAGTGAATCGACCGAGAGCGAAGCGGTAACGCTGGGTAGTCGGGCCAATCAACTTCAGGATGAACCGATCGTTGTTGAGGATGAGAACATCGTCCAGATTCAGAACCGTTACCTTTTAGCCACCATCAAGTCTGGAGTAATGGTGATTGATCAGCGCAGGGCCTACGAGCGGGTTTTATACGACCAGTTTCATGCCGCGTTGACGAAACATAACGGGGTGTCGCAGCAGTTGCTGTTTCCTAAAACCGTTACGCTGACGCCGGTTGATTTTCAGCTGGCGCTCGATCTGCGGGAGGATTTGATAAACCTGGGCTTTCAGTTTGACGAATTAGGGCAGAATACGTTTGTGATCAGGGGCGTACCGACACTGACAACTGGCGAAAACGAAGAAGAGCTTTTTGCGAATCTGCTGGCTCAGCTACGGGCCGAGACGGGACGGCTTAAGCTAGATCGTGCTGAGTCGCTGGCGCGGTCACTGGCTCGCCGGTCGTCGCAACGGCACGTCATCCGATTGAGTCTCGCGGAGCGGAAGGCTTTGGTCGGTCAGTTGTTTGCGTCATCGAATCCCAGTTACACACCAACGGGTGAACCAGTTACGACGGTATTGTCGTTAGATAAAATTGCGGGACTATTTCGGCAATAA
- a CDS encoding rhomboid family intramembrane serine protease, which produces MFSLSPVVRTLLILNVLVFFVTNDSIIEQFGLHSFLSDQFNPIQLLTHMFLHSGFSHIFSNMIGLIVFGPMLEQFWGPRRFTFFYFFCGIGAALLFSGVSYYEMHSVYETVQDYRLDPNFDTFSAFMDQHASSYYDRLVPFIENFKNNPTDSKNIQDSLAIVNRIYTNQVNEPMVGASGAIFGVIMAFGLMFPNTQLFLLFPPIPIKAKYLVMFYGAYEIYSGVYRSQSDNVAHFAHIGGMLFAFILVKYWNSQRKTFY; this is translated from the coding sequence ATGTTTTCTTTGAGTCCGGTTGTTCGAACGTTACTGATCCTTAATGTATTGGTTTTTTTTGTTACAAACGACAGTATAATTGAGCAATTTGGGTTGCATTCCTTCTTGTCGGATCAATTCAATCCGATTCAGTTGTTAACACACATGTTTCTGCATAGTGGTTTCAGCCACATTTTCAGCAACATGATTGGTTTGATCGTTTTTGGGCCAATGCTTGAGCAGTTTTGGGGACCGCGTCGGTTTACGTTCTTTTACTTCTTTTGTGGTATTGGAGCTGCCCTGTTGTTCTCAGGCGTGAGTTATTACGAAATGCATAGTGTTTACGAGACTGTACAGGATTACCGGCTCGACCCTAATTTTGATACGTTCTCGGCCTTTATGGACCAGCATGCCAGTTCGTACTATGACCGGTTAGTGCCATTTATCGAGAACTTTAAAAATAACCCAACGGATTCTAAAAACATCCAAGACAGTCTGGCTATCGTGAATCGAATTTATACGAATCAAGTCAACGAGCCGATGGTAGGTGCGTCGGGTGCGATTTTTGGCGTGATTATGGCATTTGGTTTGATGTTTCCGAACACTCAGTTATTTTTATTGTTTCCACCTATACCGATTAAGGCGAAATACCTCGTTATGTTTTATGGGGCTTACGAAATCTACTCCGGCGTCTATCGGTCGCAAAGTGACAATGTAGCCCACTTTGCTCACATAGGCGGCATGTTGTTTGCATTCATTTTGGTCAAATACTGGAATTCACAGCGGAAAACATTTTATTAG
- a CDS encoding rhomboid family intramembrane serine protease has product MSGLFDDFRSEFNKPNNTLVQLILVNTVVYLAVVTLFVASHLANATTIYGLVIDNLAIPASIDSFLHRPWTLLTHIFAHEEIFHILFNMLFLYWFGRLIDEYLGSRRLVGLYIMGGIAGGLFYLAMYNLVPYFHGQIAESQMLGASAAALSVAVGAATLLPNYTFHLLFFGPVRIKYIVFFFVVLSFAQSVGPNAGGNIAHLGGALMGFFYVKLLQNGTDMGRPIYWLVDGWSNLFRPKPAVKVSYRQRSSASAQGSVYASAASSATTISTPDQDEVDMILDKISRSGYESLTREEKQKLFRASQRN; this is encoded by the coding sequence ATGAGCGGTTTGTTTGATGACTTTCGGAGCGAGTTCAACAAGCCCAACAACACGTTGGTGCAGTTGATATTGGTCAATACCGTTGTGTACCTGGCCGTGGTCACACTATTTGTAGCGTCGCACTTAGCCAATGCGACAACAATTTACGGGCTAGTCATTGACAATCTGGCTATTCCGGCTTCTATTGATTCGTTTCTGCACCGGCCTTGGACGCTATTGACCCATATCTTCGCCCACGAGGAGATATTTCATATCCTGTTCAATATGCTGTTCCTGTATTGGTTTGGTCGCCTGATCGATGAGTATCTGGGTAGCCGTCGTTTGGTAGGACTATACATAATGGGCGGCATTGCCGGTGGTTTGTTCTATCTGGCTATGTACAATCTGGTTCCTTATTTTCATGGTCAGATCGCTGAGTCGCAAATGCTGGGTGCATCGGCTGCGGCTTTATCCGTCGCGGTTGGCGCAGCCACCCTCTTACCGAACTACACATTTCATCTTCTTTTCTTCGGCCCCGTCCGAATCAAATACATTGTTTTTTTCTTTGTCGTCCTTTCGTTTGCACAGTCGGTAGGCCCGAATGCTGGAGGGAATATCGCTCATTTAGGCGGTGCGCTGATGGGCTTTTTCTACGTCAAACTACTTCAGAACGGTACCGACATGGGCCGTCCGATCTACTGGCTGGTTGATGGCTGGAGCAATTTGTTCCGGCCAAAACCAGCGGTTAAAGTTTCCTATCGGCAACGAAGCAGTGCCAGCGCGCAAGGCAGCGTTTACGCGTCGGCTGCTAGTTCAGCTACAACTATTTCAACCCCCGATCAGGATGAAGTAGACATGATCCTGGATAAAATTTCGCGCTCTGGTTACGAAAGTCTGACGCGTGAAGAAAAGCAAAAACTTTTTAGAGCCAGTCAACGTAACTAG
- the dxs gene encoding 1-deoxy-D-xylulose-5-phosphate synthase: MLITPGSLLATINTPDDLRKLDKSRLPQLADELRQFIIDDVSVYGGHFGASLGVVELSVALHYVFNTPDDQLVWDVGHQAYGHKILTGRREKFHTNRFYKGISGFPKRKESVYDSFGVGHSSTSISAALGMAVASQLQGKPQRNHIAVIGDGALTAGEAFEGMNHAGATDSNLLIVLNDNCMSIDPNVGALREYLTDITTSQTYNKVKDEIWNLLGKMSKFGKSAQDIVSKVESGIKTSLLDQSNLFESLNLRYFGPIDGHDIDHLVSVLDDLKNIPGPKLLHVLTVKGKGYAPAEKDQTKWHAPGLFDKVTGVIQKKIYDMPQPPKYQEVFGNTLVELAEQNPRIVGVTPAMPSGSSMNIMMKAMPDRAFDVGIAEQHAVTFSAGMATQGEVVFCNIYSTFMQRAYDQVIHDVCIQELPVVFCLDRAGFAGADGPTHHGAYDLAFMRCIPNMIVAAPMNEQELRNMMYTAQSDEIQQGKQAFTIRYPRGEGVMPNWRLPFEKQTVGKGRLVSDGENVAILTIGHIGNYAVEATTMLAKEGIRPAHFDMRYVKPLDEALLHQIFSRFDRVLTVEDGCIMGGFGSAVLEFMANHGYMARVKRLGIPDAVIEHGEQIELHHECGFDPQGIADAVRELLFTGRAVAV, from the coding sequence ATGCTGATTACCCCTGGCAGTCTTCTGGCCACCATCAACACGCCTGACGATCTTCGTAAACTCGATAAGTCCCGTCTGCCCCAACTTGCCGATGAACTTCGTCAGTTTATAATCGATGATGTATCGGTCTACGGCGGCCACTTTGGCGCTAGTCTGGGTGTCGTAGAATTATCCGTTGCGCTCCATTACGTGTTCAATACACCTGACGATCAGTTGGTGTGGGATGTGGGACATCAGGCATACGGGCATAAAATTCTTACGGGTCGGCGCGAAAAATTTCACACCAATCGGTTTTATAAAGGTATTTCTGGCTTCCCGAAGCGGAAAGAGAGTGTTTATGACTCGTTCGGGGTCGGTCACTCGTCAACGTCCATTTCGGCTGCATTGGGAATGGCTGTTGCGTCGCAGCTTCAGGGGAAACCACAGCGCAATCATATTGCGGTGATCGGCGATGGCGCTCTAACGGCTGGTGAAGCATTTGAGGGCATGAATCACGCCGGAGCAACGGATAGCAATCTGCTGATCGTTCTGAACGATAATTGCATGAGCATCGACCCCAACGTGGGTGCTTTACGCGAGTATCTGACCGATATCACAACGTCTCAAACCTACAATAAGGTTAAAGACGAAATCTGGAATCTGCTCGGCAAGATGAGCAAGTTCGGAAAGAGTGCTCAGGACATTGTCTCTAAAGTTGAGTCGGGCATTAAAACGTCGCTGCTCGATCAGAGCAATCTGTTCGAGTCGCTGAACCTGCGCTATTTCGGGCCAATTGACGGGCACGATATCGATCATCTGGTGAGCGTCTTAGACGACCTCAAAAATATTCCCGGGCCTAAATTACTGCACGTTCTGACCGTGAAGGGAAAAGGCTATGCACCTGCCGAAAAAGATCAAACCAAGTGGCACGCGCCGGGCTTGTTCGACAAGGTTACGGGTGTTATTCAGAAGAAAATCTACGATATGCCACAACCTCCAAAATATCAGGAGGTTTTTGGAAATACACTGGTTGAACTGGCTGAGCAGAATCCGCGCATTGTGGGTGTAACGCCCGCCATGCCATCGGGCTCGTCGATGAACATCATGATGAAGGCGATGCCCGATCGTGCTTTCGATGTTGGTATTGCTGAACAGCACGCTGTCACGTTCTCGGCGGGTATGGCTACACAAGGTGAAGTTGTATTCTGCAACATTTACTCAACGTTCATGCAACGGGCCTACGATCAGGTTATTCACGACGTTTGTATCCAGGAATTGCCCGTCGTTTTTTGTCTTGACCGCGCTGGTTTTGCCGGAGCCGATGGACCCACTCACCATGGCGCCTACGATCTGGCATTTATGCGCTGCATTCCAAATATGATTGTGGCAGCCCCCATGAATGAGCAAGAACTGCGCAACATGATGTATACCGCACAGTCGGACGAAATTCAGCAGGGTAAGCAGGCTTTTACGATTCGGTATCCAAGGGGTGAAGGTGTTATGCCCAACTGGCGTTTACCATTTGAGAAACAGACAGTTGGCAAAGGACGGCTGGTCTCTGATGGCGAGAATGTTGCTATTTTAACGATAGGCCATATTGGTAATTACGCTGTTGAGGCTACCACAATGCTGGCTAAAGAAGGCATTCGGCCCGCCCATTTCGACATGCGTTATGTAAAGCCGCTGGATGAAGCGCTTCTTCACCAGATTTTCAGTCGTTTCGATCGGGTTCTTACGGTTGAAGATGGTTGCATTATGGGTGGTTTTGGTAGCGCGGTGTTGGAGTTTATGGCTAACCACGGCTACATGGCCCGCGTTAAACGACTTGGTATTCCAGATGCTGTCATTGAACACGGCGAACAGATTGAACTTCATCACGAGTGCGGCTTCGATCCACAGGGTATTGCTGACGCTGTACGCGAGCTGCTTTTTACGGGACGGGCGGTAGCTGTTTAG
- a CDS encoding aspartate kinase: protein MNVFKFGGASVKDAAGVQNLAGIVQDQGKGTVIVVSAMGKMTNALEELVRAYVSQKPAETEEHLLAIRAYHEQIIHELTGNFDRVYQTLDNLSNYLKKAPASTYDEVYDQIVSLGEIMSTQIVAAYLAELGVPTHWADARQLIATDTTFREGQVDWEETNRRISHAVPKNAVTVTQGFIGQTPDGRTTTLGREGSDYTAAIFAYCLNAKSVTIWKDVPGVLNADPKWFDETVLLEKITYQDAIELAYYGATVIHPKTIKPLQNKGIPLYVRSFIKPEAPGTVIGNYEQHLLIPSFIFKINQVLISLHPTDFSFIAEDNLSRIFGRFAQAGVKINLMQNTAISFSVVVDNNPDRVPDLLELLKQDFRVSYNQGLELITIRYYDQSTIDRVLVNKRLLLEQKSRYTVQLVVKDLG, encoded by the coding sequence ATGAATGTATTCAAATTTGGTGGCGCATCGGTAAAAGATGCAGCCGGTGTACAAAATCTGGCCGGCATCGTTCAGGATCAGGGTAAGGGGACCGTCATTGTCGTATCGGCGATGGGCAAAATGACCAATGCCCTTGAAGAACTCGTTCGTGCCTATGTTAGCCAGAAACCAGCTGAAACTGAAGAGCACTTACTGGCGATTCGCGCTTACCACGAACAGATCATCCACGAACTGACGGGTAATTTTGATCGGGTCTACCAAACGCTGGATAATCTGTCAAACTATCTGAAGAAAGCGCCTGCCAGTACTTACGATGAGGTGTATGACCAAATCGTTTCGCTGGGTGAGATCATGTCTACACAGATCGTAGCGGCTTACTTGGCGGAATTAGGCGTACCGACCCATTGGGCAGACGCACGGCAGCTTATTGCTACGGATACAACCTTCCGGGAAGGTCAGGTAGACTGGGAAGAAACTAATCGGCGAATTAGCCACGCGGTTCCGAAAAACGCCGTAACCGTGACACAGGGATTTATCGGTCAGACGCCGGATGGCCGGACAACGACGCTTGGTCGGGAAGGGTCAGACTATACAGCCGCTATTTTCGCGTACTGTCTGAATGCCAAAAGCGTTACGATCTGGAAAGACGTACCCGGCGTTTTGAATGCCGATCCGAAGTGGTTCGATGAGACGGTACTATTAGAGAAAATCACCTACCAGGACGCGATCGAACTGGCCTATTACGGAGCGACGGTTATTCATCCTAAAACGATAAAACCACTGCAAAATAAGGGTATACCGCTCTACGTGCGTTCATTCATAAAGCCGGAAGCGCCAGGAACGGTTATTGGGAATTACGAGCAGCATCTGCTCATCCCGTCGTTCATCTTTAAGATCAATCAGGTTTTGATTTCGCTTCACCCGACTGATTTTTCGTTCATTGCCGAAGACAATCTGAGCCGGATTTTTGGTCGGTTCGCGCAGGCCGGGGTTAAAATCAACCTGATGCAGAATACGGCCATCAGCTTTTCAGTCGTGGTCGATAACAATCCCGACCGGGTGCCTGACTTGCTGGAGCTACTGAAACAGGACTTCCGGGTGAGTTATAACCAGGGGCTGGAGTTAATAACGATCCGTTATTACGATCAAAGCACCATTGACCGCGTGTTGGTCAACAAGCGGTTGTTGCTTGAGCAGAAGAGCCGGTATACGGTTCAACTGGTCGTGAAAGATTTGGGATGA
- a CDS encoding PorP/SprF family type IX secretion system membrane protein, whose amino-acid sequence MSKKYVLAVLAFAFSQLAFAQDPQFTQFYAAPLYLNPAFAGSALAPRITANYRNQWPAITNYVTTMIGLDHYFDKVNSGVGLLIQNDNQGQGRIQSTEIGLQYSYQFQVSESSFVRLGLQGSYVNRNVNYFGLTTGDQFTDQGFISGSVSQDPTLLAGSPRNKYLDFSTGALFYSDWFWVGAAAHHINRPDQSFFVAGQNRLPIKGSFQAGLRIPLGGFTGLADEQDREISFSPVILYKFQGKYDQLDIGAYLTYAPLTVGAYYRGIPFKKYEQTINNHDAVALLAGWRMDKFSIGYSYDFTVSTLGNSGGSHELSLSYIFEKPEGRRSNVRRRDKKLPCPKF is encoded by the coding sequence ATGAGTAAGAAATACGTATTGGCGGTTTTGGCGTTTGCCTTTAGCCAACTGGCCTTCGCGCAGGATCCGCAGTTCACCCAATTTTATGCCGCCCCGCTTTACCTGAACCCCGCTTTTGCCGGATCGGCACTTGCCCCCCGTATCACAGCGAACTATCGGAATCAATGGCCTGCAATCACCAATTACGTGACGACAATGATTGGTCTTGATCATTATTTCGATAAAGTTAATAGTGGTGTGGGCCTGTTGATCCAGAATGACAACCAGGGTCAGGGTAGGATTCAATCTACGGAAATAGGGTTGCAATACTCTTACCAGTTTCAGGTGAGCGAGTCGTCCTTCGTTCGGCTTGGCTTGCAGGGTTCATACGTTAATCGAAATGTCAATTATTTTGGCTTAACGACGGGCGATCAGTTTACCGATCAGGGGTTTATATCAGGTAGTGTTTCACAGGACCCGACGTTGTTGGCCGGATCACCCAGAAATAAGTACCTCGATTTTTCGACCGGCGCTTTATTTTATTCTGACTGGTTCTGGGTTGGGGCAGCGGCTCACCACATTAACCGACCCGATCAGAGCTTTTTTGTCGCGGGTCAGAATCGTCTCCCCATAAAAGGAAGCTTTCAGGCTGGCCTGCGAATTCCGCTCGGTGGGTTTACGGGTTTAGCCGATGAACAGGATCGGGAAATCAGTTTTTCGCCCGTCATTCTTTACAAATTTCAGGGGAAATACGATCAGCTGGATATTGGCGCTTACCTGACCTACGCGCCCCTGACGGTTGGAGCGTATTACCGGGGGATTCCGTTCAAGAAATACGAGCAGACGATTAACAATCACGACGCCGTTGCCCTGCTGGCGGGTTGGCGCATGGATAAATTTTCGATTGGCTATAGCTACGACTTCACCGTTTCGACGCTTGGCAATAGCGGTGGATCGCACGAGTTATCCTTGTCGTATATCTTCGAGAAACCAGAAGGCCGCCGGTCGAATGTTCGGCGTCGGGACAAGAAATTACCTTGTCCGAAGTTTTAG